One genomic segment of Thermovibrio guaymasensis includes these proteins:
- a CDS encoding TldD/PmbA family protein, with protein sequence MVDFKELGTFGALLLKRKGADYGDLFFERRYTFSGKCEDNRVEDLSCGIEVGVGIRFIKNFKTYYGFTNRLNRKSIEELIDRISAAAREEKEVIVDFNEKRPRYNELVEGLSFEIPVEKKVEYLKRANDAARSISDRIKQVTVVLRDQIQEVLIVNTEGNIVEDVRPRIVFYTLVVASDGVELQTGYEPIGHLGDYSLLEKNPPEDVARKAAERALKMLKAKPAPAGRFTVVISSQAGGTMIHEAVGHGLEADLANQGLSVYSGKVGQKVASELITVIDDGQMKGMYGSSGYDDEGTPTGKNVLIENGVLKGYMSDILEAMKCEEILPTGNGRRQSYMHIPIPRMTNTYVAPGETDPKEIIEDTKEGILVVKMGGGQVNTVNGDFVFEVSEAYMIENGRVTEPIRGASLIGNGPKVLEEIDAVGNDLGFSIGTCGKDGQGVPVSDGLPTIRIPQITVGGTR encoded by the coding sequence ATGGTGGACTTTAAAGAACTTGGAACTTTTGGAGCTCTCCTTTTAAAGAGAAAAGGAGCAGATTACGGAGACCTCTTCTTTGAAAGGAGGTATACCTTCTCCGGAAAGTGTGAGGACAACAGAGTAGAGGACCTTTCCTGCGGAATTGAAGTCGGAGTGGGAATAAGGTTTATAAAGAACTTTAAAACTTACTACGGTTTTACAAACAGGCTTAACAGGAAGAGTATTGAGGAACTAATTGACAGGATATCGGCAGCTGCAAGGGAGGAAAAGGAGGTAATAGTAGACTTTAACGAGAAAAGGCCCCGATACAACGAGCTTGTAGAGGGACTCTCCTTTGAAATCCCGGTTGAGAAAAAGGTTGAATACCTTAAAAGGGCAAACGACGCAGCAAGGAGTATAAGCGATAGGATTAAGCAAGTTACAGTAGTTTTAAGGGACCAAATACAGGAAGTACTTATAGTAAACACTGAAGGGAACATAGTTGAAGACGTTAGGCCGAGGATCGTTTTCTACACCTTAGTTGTAGCCTCAGATGGAGTTGAACTTCAGACAGGCTACGAACCTATTGGTCACCTCGGAGATTACTCGCTCCTTGAGAAGAACCCTCCTGAAGATGTAGCTAGAAAAGCTGCAGAAAGGGCTTTAAAGATGTTAAAGGCAAAACCGGCACCAGCAGGAAGGTTCACGGTAGTTATCTCCTCCCAGGCAGGTGGAACTATGATTCACGAGGCTGTAGGACACGGCCTTGAAGCCGACCTTGCAAACCAAGGGCTATCCGTCTATTCAGGGAAAGTAGGACAAAAAGTTGCATCGGAACTCATAACTGTAATAGATGACGGTCAGATGAAGGGAATGTACGGCTCAAGTGGGTACGACGACGAGGGAACTCCAACGGGGAAAAACGTTCTAATAGAGAATGGTGTTCTAAAGGGGTACATGTCAGACATCCTTGAAGCTATGAAGTGCGAGGAAATCCTTCCAACGGGAAACGGCAGGAGACAGTCGTACATGCACATTCCCATTCCAAGGATGACAAACACCTACGTAGCTCCCGGAGAGACAGACCCAAAGGAGATAATTGAGGATACGAAGGAAGGAATTTTAGTCGTCAAAATGGGAGGAGGTCAGGTAAACACGGTTAACGGAGATTTCGTCTTTGAAGTCTCTGAAGCCTACATGATTGAAAACGGAAGAGTTACAGAGCCCATAAGGGGAGCATCTCTGATAGGAAACGGTCCAAAAGTCCTTGAGGAAATTGACGCTGTAGGAAATGATCTCGGGTTTTCAATAGGAACTTGCGGGAAGGACGGTCAAGGAGTTCCCGTTTCAGACGGCCTTCCAACAATTAGGATTCCACAAATTACCGTAGGGGGTACCCGTTGA
- a CDS encoding NAD+ synthase, whose amino-acid sequence MKDRLAEELRIEDKEFVKDVLVNFIREEFLKAGFKRAVVGLSGGVDSSLAAFLAVEALGKENVIGVSMPYKTSSKSSREDARLVAEVLEIEFHEIDITPQVDAYFSLFPDADFVRRGNKMARERMAILYDFAHQKKGLVLGTSNKSELLIGYSTRWGDGAHDINPLGDLYKTQVWDMASFIGVPDRIVKKKPSADLWPGQTDEGEIGITYKTLDKILVGYVDLRLRREDLIGAGFEPQVVDRVLSMVKRSQYKRKLPIICKIARRTVDKDFLYFRDWGL is encoded by the coding sequence ATGAAAGATAGGTTGGCAGAGGAGCTCAGAATAGAGGATAAGGAATTTGTAAAGGACGTCCTTGTAAACTTCATAAGGGAAGAGTTCCTAAAGGCAGGTTTTAAGAGGGCAGTTGTTGGCCTCTCTGGAGGGGTTGACTCTTCCCTAGCGGCCTTCTTGGCAGTTGAGGCCTTAGGGAAGGAAAACGTTATCGGAGTTTCAATGCCCTACAAAACATCTTCCAAATCATCAAGGGAGGATGCAAGGTTAGTTGCAGAAGTCCTTGAAATTGAGTTCCACGAGATAGATATAACCCCACAGGTAGACGCCTACTTTTCGCTATTCCCCGATGCAGACTTTGTTAGAAGGGGAAACAAGATGGCCAGGGAGAGGATGGCCATCCTCTACGACTTTGCCCACCAGAAGAAAGGACTAGTCCTTGGAACCAGCAATAAGAGTGAGCTCCTAATAGGCTACTCAACTAGGTGGGGAGACGGCGCTCACGACATTAACCCTCTAGGGGACCTTTATAAGACCCAGGTATGGGATATGGCCTCCTTCATTGGAGTTCCAGATAGGATAGTTAAGAAGAAACCTTCTGCGGACCTTTGGCCCGGCCAGACCGATGAAGGGGAAATCGGAATAACATACAAAACCCTTGACAAGATTTTAGTAGGCTACGTTGACTTAAGGCTAAGAAGAGAGGACCTAATAGGGGCAGGATTTGAACCTCAAGTTGTTGATAGAGTTTTAAGCATGGTTAAGAGGAGCCAGTACAAGAGGAAACTACCTATAATCTGTAAAATTGCCCGGAGAACTGTTGATAAAGACTTCCTCTACTTTAGAGATTGGGGGCTTTAG
- a CDS encoding nitrilase-related carbon-nitrogen hydrolase has translation MKIAVAQIKTKLGEIKDNVEKCIHFSEKAKEKGAELIVFPELSLTGYNLQDSTFEVALTPESKELIPLLELSREISIVVGLIEESPGHIFYNSAFYIEGGKVKHVHRKLYLPTYGMFDEGRFTGHGEEVRAFNSKLGKTSILICEDLWHFSTVYLSFIQGTEYLIALSSSPGRGYRERGMFGNAEVWLNMGEFYSRLTGSYFIYSNRVGVEDGFVFSGKSFVCDPYGKVVAQAGSFNEELLIVEVEPTLIRSARINLPLLRDERPLTTLKNLRRIVDER, from the coding sequence ATGAAAATAGCCGTTGCCCAGATAAAGACAAAGCTGGGAGAAATAAAGGATAACGTAGAAAAGTGCATTCACTTTTCAGAAAAGGCAAAGGAAAAGGGAGCAGAGCTCATTGTCTTCCCTGAACTTTCACTTACCGGTTATAACTTACAGGATTCAACCTTTGAAGTGGCTTTAACTCCTGAAAGTAAAGAGTTAATCCCCCTGCTTGAGCTTAGTAGGGAAATATCAATAGTGGTAGGTCTGATAGAGGAAAGTCCGGGGCACATCTTCTACAACTCCGCTTTCTACATTGAAGGAGGAAAGGTAAAGCACGTACACAGGAAGCTATACCTTCCCACCTACGGAATGTTTGACGAAGGAAGGTTCACGGGACACGGAGAAGAGGTAAGGGCTTTCAACTCAAAGCTCGGAAAGACCTCTATCCTTATATGTGAGGACCTGTGGCACTTCTCAACAGTCTACCTCTCTTTCATTCAGGGAACTGAATATCTAATAGCCCTCTCGTCAAGCCCCGGAAGGGGATACAGAGAAAGGGGAATGTTCGGAAATGCCGAAGTATGGTTGAACATGGGAGAATTTTACTCAAGGTTAACGGGAAGCTACTTCATCTACTCAAACAGAGTTGGGGTAGAGGACGGATTTGTTTTCTCTGGAAAATCGTTCGTGTGTGACCCTTACGGGAAAGTAGTTGCCCAAGCAGGTTCTTTTAATGAGGAGCTTCTCATAGTTGAGGTAGAACCTACACTAATTCGCTCTGCAAGGATAAACCTACCCCTTTTAAGGGATGAAAGACCCCTCACCACCCTAAAGAACCTTAGGAGAATCGTTGATGAAAGATAG
- a CDS encoding glutamine amidotransferase-related protein: MRLAAIKNVEFEDLGTFKETFERRGVKTEEFKGYEGEFPSPQDYDVLVVLGGPMGVYQEEEYPFLREEERLIKEFFEEGKKVLGICLGAQLIAKVFGAKVEKGQWGKEIGWKPIFPQSDLEIIYRDEIKVFHWHGDTFEIPEGAVKLASSAMYPNQAFRVGNRVIGLQFHLEVNPEGIERWIEGYKNELQQEGISAEEIKGKESDWKKLKLYADVFTEYFLKL, encoded by the coding sequence TTGAGGTTAGCAGCAATAAAGAACGTAGAGTTTGAGGACTTGGGAACTTTCAAAGAGACCTTTGAAAGGAGAGGAGTTAAGACTGAGGAGTTTAAGGGGTACGAAGGTGAGTTTCCATCCCCTCAGGATTATGACGTGCTGGTAGTATTAGGCGGTCCTATGGGAGTCTACCAGGAAGAGGAGTACCCCTTTTTAAGGGAGGAAGAGAGGCTGATAAAAGAGTTCTTTGAGGAAGGGAAGAAAGTCCTGGGTATCTGCCTTGGAGCTCAGCTAATAGCAAAAGTATTCGGTGCGAAAGTTGAAAAGGGCCAGTGGGGGAAAGAGATTGGCTGGAAACCGATATTCCCTCAGAGTGACCTTGAAATAATATACCGGGATGAAATAAAAGTGTTCCACTGGCACGGAGATACCTTTGAGATTCCAGAGGGAGCCGTAAAGCTGGCCTCATCTGCAATGTACCCAAATCAGGCATTTAGAGTTGGAAACAGAGTCATCGGTCTTCAGTTTCACCTGGAAGTGAACCCTGAGGGAATTGAGAGGTGGATTGAAGGATACAAAAACGAACTTCAACAGGAGGGCATATCTGCTGAGGAAATAAAGGGAAAGGAGTCTGACTGGAAAAAGCTTAAACTCTACGCAGACGTGTTTACAGAATACTTCCTGAAACTATAA
- a CDS encoding efflux RND transporter periplasmic adaptor subunit: MGKRTAIAVALLVALSSCGAKEEKAEPVKVKKVSGVQTKPVEVVEFVRKATFSATVIPKEEIFTSPKVVGYLIEEKAKTGQRVKKGEVLAVIDSSDIKPDIDKAKAALREIDAAQRELNKALEEVRANKRAAEANYSFAKRTYERFKALLEGEAISKQKFDQVKTQYEAAKAQLEAVKAKEKQILERKKELKAKEEQILASLKKAKAFLSYTYLKSPVDGIVLQKLVDKGNLVSPQTPVYKIGSFPFRVRAFIDNVYSDKIGIGSKVIVRIKGKKYSGKVVEIDKSADPISHKFGVKVETEEPIKAIPGTYAVVEFPSVKVESLAVPKSAIYRVGALEFVFVVESGVAHLRPVKTGETFGDMVIILSGLHKGEKIAVSNVNKLVDGARVEG; encoded by the coding sequence ATGGGTAAAAGGACTGCTATAGCCGTAGCTTTACTTGTAGCCCTCTCTTCCTGCGGGGCAAAAGAGGAAAAGGCAGAACCTGTAAAAGTTAAAAAGGTATCAGGCGTTCAAACAAAACCGGTAGAGGTAGTTGAATTTGTAAGAAAGGCAACCTTCTCTGCAACGGTAATTCCGAAAGAGGAGATTTTCACTTCACCAAAAGTCGTCGGATACCTAATTGAGGAGAAGGCTAAAACCGGGCAGAGAGTAAAGAAGGGAGAGGTACTGGCAGTTATAGACAGTTCTGATATCAAACCTGACATAGATAAGGCTAAAGCAGCCTTAAGGGAAATAGATGCTGCTCAAAGAGAGCTCAACAAAGCTCTAGAGGAAGTAAGAGCCAACAAAAGGGCAGCAGAAGCTAATTACTCCTTCGCTAAGAGGACTTACGAAAGGTTTAAAGCCCTCCTAGAGGGAGAAGCGATATCAAAGCAGAAGTTTGACCAGGTAAAGACCCAGTATGAGGCTGCAAAGGCACAGCTTGAAGCTGTAAAGGCAAAGGAGAAACAGATCCTTGAAAGAAAGAAGGAGCTAAAAGCAAAGGAAGAACAAATTTTGGCATCCTTAAAGAAAGCTAAAGCCTTCCTCTCCTACACCTACCTAAAATCCCCGGTTGATGGGATTGTCCTTCAGAAGCTCGTTGACAAGGGAAATCTTGTCTCACCCCAGACCCCAGTCTATAAAATCGGATCTTTCCCGTTTAGGGTTAGAGCTTTCATAGATAACGTTTACTCAGATAAGATTGGTATTGGAAGTAAAGTTATTGTAAGGATAAAGGGTAAAAAGTACTCAGGTAAGGTAGTTGAAATAGACAAAAGTGCAGACCCTATCTCCCACAAGTTTGGAGTAAAGGTTGAAACTGAAGAACCTATAAAAGCAATTCCAGGGACGTACGCCGTAGTTGAGTTCCCTTCAGTAAAAGTTGAGTCATTGGCCGTTCCAAAGAGCGCTATTTACAGGGTTGGAGCTCTTGAGTTCGTCTTCGTAGTTGAAAGTGGAGTGGCCCACCTAAGACCAGTTAAAACGGGTGAAACCTTTGGAGACATGGTCATAATCCTCTCAGGTCTCCATAAGGGAGAAAAGATTGCCGTAAGCAACGTTAACAAGCTAGTTGACGGAGCAAGAGTAGAGGGGTAA